One window of the Arthrobacter sp. D5-1 genome contains the following:
- a CDS encoding DUF2516 family protein codes for MDGKFLIAIVTNAVYFILGLVALALEVWAFADCLRHRPTLFVAASKRTKTFWTALTGIAFAIGALTVFTGGSGLGLFGIAAVTAACVYLADVRPALREAGSGGNRNVGPYGPW; via the coding sequence GTGGACGGAAAATTCTTGATCGCGATTGTCACCAATGCGGTGTACTTCATCCTTGGCCTGGTAGCCCTTGCCTTGGAAGTGTGGGCCTTCGCTGACTGCCTGCGCCACCGCCCGACGCTCTTCGTGGCCGCTTCCAAGCGGACCAAGACGTTCTGGACTGCGCTCACCGGCATTGCTTTCGCCATCGGGGCACTGACGGTCTTCACCGGCGGAAGCGGCTTGGGCCTCTTCGGTATCGCTGCAGTCACCGCGGCCTGCGTGTACCTTGCCGATGTCCGCCCCGCCCTGCGCGAGGCCGGCAGCGGCGGCAACCGCAACGTTGGCCCTTACGGTCCCTGGTAA
- a CDS encoding class I SAM-dependent methyltransferase has product MVQKAERVGSPRSRGGNLSGKPIGNITRGTTNPNRMRRLDRWLAGPQAWRLRAAVEPLVVDLGYGASPTTAVELFERLQSVRPDVRVCGIEIEPERVRTAKALERPGLSFHVGGFEVPVPGNPVLVRAFNVLRQYEEADVARIWRLVQSRLAPGGLFIDGTCDEIGRRVTWVALDSERPLSLSFSVRFGSFELPSEIAERLPKALIHRNVPGEPVHAFLQAMDKAWLEAAPLASFGNRQRWTDMCRSLRDAGWPLHDGPARWRLGEVTVAWDAVAPQ; this is encoded by the coding sequence GTGGTGCAAAAAGCGGAACGGGTGGGTTCTCCCCGCAGTCGGGGCGGCAACCTGTCAGGCAAACCGATCGGCAACATCACCCGCGGCACCACGAATCCCAACCGCATGCGCCGCCTGGACCGTTGGCTTGCCGGGCCTCAGGCGTGGCGGCTTCGCGCCGCCGTCGAGCCCCTGGTGGTGGACCTGGGGTATGGCGCTTCGCCGACCACCGCCGTCGAGCTTTTTGAACGCCTGCAGTCCGTACGGCCGGATGTCCGCGTCTGCGGGATCGAGATTGAACCGGAACGCGTCAGGACCGCCAAAGCACTGGAGCGGCCCGGGCTGAGCTTCCACGTTGGGGGCTTCGAGGTTCCCGTACCCGGAAATCCGGTGCTGGTCCGCGCCTTCAATGTGCTGCGCCAATACGAGGAAGCCGACGTTGCCCGAATTTGGCGGCTGGTGCAGTCGCGGCTGGCGCCGGGAGGCCTGTTCATTGACGGCACATGTGATGAGATCGGCCGCCGGGTGACATGGGTGGCCCTGGATTCCGAGCGCCCGTTGAGCCTCAGTTTTTCAGTACGGTTCGGCAGTTTCGAACTGCCGTCCGAAATCGCTGAGCGGCTGCCAAAAGCCCTTATTCACAGGAACGTTCCCGGCGAACCGGTTCACGCGTTCCTGCAGGCGATGGACAAGGCGTGGCTGGAGGCGGCACCTCTGGCGTCGTTCGGAAACCGGCAGCGGTGGACAGACATGTGCCGTTCACTGCGCGACGCCGGATGGCCGCTTCACGACGGGCCGGCGCGGTGGCGCCTCGGTGAAGTGACCGTGGCGTGGGACGCTGTGGCGCCCCAGTAG
- a CDS encoding phosphoglyceromutase: MTYKLILLRHGHSDWNAKNLFTGWVDVDLNDQGREEAVRGGELLVENNILPDVLYTSLLKRAINTANMALDKANRGWIPVKRDWRLNERHYGALQGKDKAQTLAEFGEEQFMEWRRSYDTPPPPLSDDSEFSQAHDVRYKDLGDALPRTECLKDVLVRLLPYWESDIKEDLKAGKTVLVTAHGNSLRALVKHLDGISDDAIAGLNIPTGIPLVYELDEDFQPINPGGTYLDPDAAAQAILAVANQGKK, encoded by the coding sequence ATGACTTACAAGCTGATTCTGCTGCGCCATGGCCACAGCGACTGGAACGCCAAGAACCTGTTCACCGGCTGGGTGGACGTAGACCTGAACGATCAAGGCCGCGAAGAAGCAGTCCGCGGTGGAGAGCTCCTCGTGGAGAACAACATCCTGCCGGACGTCCTCTACACCTCGCTCTTGAAGCGTGCCATCAACACCGCCAACATGGCACTGGACAAAGCCAACCGAGGCTGGATCCCGGTCAAGCGCGACTGGCGCCTGAACGAACGCCACTACGGCGCGTTGCAGGGCAAGGACAAGGCCCAGACCCTGGCCGAGTTCGGTGAAGAGCAGTTCATGGAATGGCGCCGCAGCTACGACACTCCGCCGCCGCCCCTGTCCGACGACAGCGAATTCTCCCAGGCACACGACGTCCGCTACAAGGATCTTGGTGACGCACTGCCGCGCACCGAGTGCCTCAAGGACGTCCTGGTACGCCTGCTCCCTTACTGGGAATCGGACATCAAGGAAGACCTCAAAGCCGGCAAGACCGTCCTGGTCACCGCGCACGGCAACTCCCTGCGTGCCCTCGTGAAGCACCTGGATGGCATCAGCGACGACGCCATCGCCGGGCTGAACATCCCCACGGGCATCCCGCTGGTCTATGAACTGGATGAGGACTTCCAGCCCATCAACCCCGGCGGAACCTACCTGGATCCCGACGCCGCAGCCCAGGCCATCCTCGCGGTAGCCAACCAGGGCAAAAAGTAG
- a CDS encoding IS30 family transposase, which produces MSRSEAITAVGVNPKTAREWERGIRKSGGRRIYPDGRVVDYKRGVTTKTSSTGTPGVVPVEVSALEKPIDPRYLNVQERELIRDLQAAGSSVRAIARTIGRSPSTVSRELARNTDPLLGYLPHGAHRKAATRRRRPKSAKLAIESGLRNYVKDKLLLRWSPEQISHTLVEEFPDRPEMRVSTETIYQALYLQARGGLKREVQAALRTGRTRRKPHRTDEQRTPRFVDPMIMISERPPEIEDRAVPGHWEGDLITGALNQSAIATLVERTTRYVMLVHLPGDHTAETVRDGLIKTMATLPAHLRGSLTWDQGAEMAAHKSFTLATDMQVYFCDPASPWQRGSNENTNGLLRQYFPKGTDLSAYGPEDLEHVAQELNGRPRKTLGWKTPAERLRDLLLTT; this is translated from the coding sequence ATGAGCCGAAGCGAAGCCATCACCGCCGTAGGTGTCAATCCTAAGACCGCCCGGGAGTGGGAACGCGGGATCAGGAAGTCTGGTGGGCGACGCATTTATCCGGATGGCCGGGTGGTCGATTACAAACGTGGTGTGACCACTAAGACCTCTTCCACCGGCACACCAGGAGTGGTGCCGGTGGAAGTATCAGCGTTAGAGAAACCTATTGACCCGCGATACCTCAATGTTCAGGAACGGGAATTGATCCGGGATCTGCAGGCAGCTGGCTCCTCGGTGAGGGCGATCGCCCGCACCATCGGCAGATCGCCTTCAACAGTCAGCCGGGAGCTGGCACGAAATACCGACCCCCTCCTGGGCTACTTGCCCCACGGAGCGCATCGCAAGGCAGCTACCCGGCGGAGGCGGCCCAAGTCCGCCAAACTGGCCATCGAGTCGGGCCTGCGCAACTACGTGAAAGACAAGTTGCTCCTACGCTGGTCTCCAGAGCAGATCAGCCACACCCTGGTCGAAGAATTCCCCGACAGACCGGAGATGCGCGTGAGCACCGAGACCATTTATCAGGCCCTCTACCTCCAGGCACGGGGCGGACTCAAACGCGAGGTCCAGGCAGCGCTACGCACCGGCCGGACCCGCCGGAAACCCCACCGCACGGACGAGCAGCGCACCCCCAGATTCGTCGACCCGATGATCATGATTTCCGAACGACCACCCGAGATCGAGGACCGCGCGGTGCCCGGCCATTGGGAGGGCGACCTCATCACCGGGGCCCTGAACCAGTCCGCGATCGCGACCTTAGTCGAGCGCACCACCCGATACGTGATGCTCGTCCACCTCCCGGGCGACCACACCGCCGAAACTGTCCGCGACGGCCTCATCAAAACAATGGCGACATTGCCGGCACACCTGCGAGGCTCCCTGACCTGGGACCAAGGCGCCGAAATGGCAGCCCACAAATCCTTCACCCTCGCCACCGACATGCAGGTCTATTTTTGCGACCCCGCCAGCCCCTGGCAACGCGGCTCAAACGAAAACACCAACGGCCTGCTACGCCAATACTTCCCCAAAGGCACCGACCTATCCGCCTACGGACCCGAAGACCTCGAACACGTCGCCCAGGAACTCAACGGCCGCCCACGCAAAACGCTCGGCTGGAAAACCCCAGCCGAGCGCCTACGTGATTTACTACTAACCACCTAA
- the phoU gene encoding phosphate signaling complex protein PhoU yields MRKVFQEELTQVGDDLIEISKLVHEAITKATTSFEGADVDLAQDVIAADARIDFLQNSLDERAIDILALQGPVASDLRMIVGSLRMSASLERMGDLARHVAQLARLRYPATVIPAPLTQTFKAMAQHDIEITSKVIELLETRDLEVARDILKINIAVDDLHLSVFKAIAAPEWSESPSTTVDVALASRYFERFADHGVSVARKVTYLVTGEWQPEGF; encoded by the coding sequence GTGCGCAAGGTTTTTCAGGAGGAGCTCACCCAGGTAGGTGACGACCTCATCGAGATCTCCAAGCTGGTTCACGAAGCAATCACGAAGGCCACAACGTCCTTCGAAGGCGCCGACGTGGATCTTGCCCAGGACGTCATCGCGGCGGATGCACGGATCGATTTCCTGCAGAACAGCCTCGACGAGCGTGCCATCGACATCCTTGCCCTGCAGGGCCCTGTGGCCAGCGACCTCCGCATGATCGTGGGTTCGCTGCGCATGAGTGCGTCGCTGGAACGCATGGGTGACCTGGCCCGACACGTAGCCCAGCTGGCGCGTCTCCGCTACCCGGCCACCGTGATCCCTGCTCCGCTGACCCAGACCTTCAAGGCCATGGCGCAGCACGACATCGAGATCACCTCCAAGGTCATCGAGCTCCTTGAAACCCGCGACCTTGAGGTCGCCCGCGACATCCTCAAGATCAACATCGCCGTGGACGACCTCCACCTCAGCGTCTTCAAGGCCATCGCCGCCCCTGAATGGAGCGAGAGCCCGTCCACCACCGTGGACGTTGCCTTGGCCAGCCGGTACTTCGAGCGCTTCGCTGATCACGGTGTATCCGTAGCCCGCAAGGTCACCTACCTGGTGACGGGTGAATGGCAGCCTGAAGGCTTCTAG
- a CDS encoding ATP-binding protein: MLIGVVAGLVGLSLGVFGMLAFRISERQRSIVDLDVAEPRLPDGAAEVLAVVGRAFVVVDVIDGVVRASPAAYAYGLVRGHTVVHKQLLDMTAKVRRDGVILEEQYELPRGPLGKGTIVVQVRAAMLGQEYIVLLADDRTEITRTEEIRNDFVANVSHELKTPVGAISLLAEALEASPDDEEAVRRFAKRMHKESGRLAALVQDIIELSRLQGANVAQQGHAVDINTVITEAVDRSQLPAESKNIQIVVGGHSDSLVFGDRDLLVTALRNLIDNAIRYSPENTRVGVGIRTREGVVAISVTDQGEGLTPEDQERVFERFYRVDAARSRHTGGTGLGLSIVKHVVSNHGGEVTVWSQPGQGSTFTIRLPEMEGQEDDGALPAPAGTADASGEPKAPAAAVEPHRAVNQANTAIQQTPVAGQQPHIAGQQGGASGAQEQGASA; encoded by the coding sequence TTGCTCATAGGTGTCGTCGCCGGCCTCGTTGGCCTGTCGTTGGGCGTCTTTGGCATGCTCGCGTTCAGGATCAGTGAGCGGCAGCGGAGCATTGTGGACCTGGACGTTGCTGAGCCCCGCCTTCCTGACGGAGCTGCGGAAGTGCTAGCCGTCGTCGGGCGCGCGTTTGTTGTGGTGGACGTGATCGACGGCGTGGTGCGTGCGAGTCCCGCTGCGTATGCCTACGGCCTGGTCCGCGGGCACACAGTGGTGCACAAGCAGCTCCTGGACATGACTGCGAAAGTCCGCCGCGACGGCGTGATCCTGGAGGAGCAGTACGAGCTTCCCCGTGGTCCTTTGGGCAAGGGAACCATCGTGGTGCAGGTGCGGGCGGCCATGCTGGGCCAGGAATACATCGTGCTCCTCGCGGACGACCGCACGGAAATCACCCGCACCGAAGAGATCCGCAACGACTTCGTGGCCAACGTGTCCCACGAGCTCAAGACTCCCGTCGGCGCCATCTCCCTCCTGGCTGAAGCTCTGGAAGCCTCGCCGGATGACGAGGAAGCCGTACGCCGCTTCGCCAAGCGCATGCACAAGGAGTCCGGCCGGCTCGCGGCCCTGGTACAGGACATCATTGAACTTTCCCGCCTGCAGGGTGCCAACGTCGCCCAGCAAGGGCATGCGGTGGACATCAACACCGTGATCACCGAGGCAGTGGACCGCTCGCAGCTGCCGGCGGAGAGCAAGAACATCCAGATTGTCGTGGGCGGCCATTCAGACTCACTGGTCTTCGGCGACCGCGACCTGCTGGTGACTGCGCTGCGCAACCTGATAGACAACGCCATCCGCTACTCACCCGAAAACACCCGGGTGGGAGTGGGCATCCGAACCCGGGAAGGCGTCGTCGCCATCTCAGTGACGGACCAGGGCGAGGGTTTGACACCCGAGGACCAGGAACGCGTTTTTGAACGCTTCTACCGCGTTGACGCCGCCCGTTCGCGGCATACAGGCGGCACCGGTCTTGGCCTGAGCATCGTCAAGCATGTGGTCTCCAACCACGGTGGCGAGGTGACCGTCTGGTCCCAGCCCGGCCAAGGGTCCACGTTCACTATCCGCCTGCCGGAGATGGAAGGCCAGGAGGACGACGGCGCCCTCCCGGCTCCCGCTGGCACAGCGGACGCGTCCGGGGAACCTAAGGCGCCTGCTGCCGCCGTCGAACCCCACCGGGCGGTTAACCAAGCCAACACTGCGATTCAACAAACCCCTGTCGCGGGGCAACAGCCCCATATCGCGGGTCAACAAGGGGGCGCCAGCGGCGCCCAAGAGCAAGGAGCCAGCGCTTGA
- a CDS encoding response regulator transcription factor, whose protein sequence is MSRILIVEDEESFSDPLSYLLGKEGFDVEVVDNGSDALVEFDRNGADLVLLDLQLPGTPGTEVCRQLRQRSSVPVIMLTAKDSEIDKVVGLELGADDYVTKPYSSRELVARVRAVLRRQGEPEELITSTVQAGPVRMDIERHVVSVNGEQVSLPLKEFELLEMLLRNSGRVLTRGQLIDRVWGSDYVGDTKTLDVHVKRLRSKIEPDPSAPRYLVTVRGLGYKFEP, encoded by the coding sequence TTGAGCCGGATTTTGATTGTGGAGGACGAAGAGTCCTTCAGCGACCCTCTGTCCTATCTCCTGGGCAAAGAGGGCTTTGACGTCGAGGTAGTGGACAACGGCAGCGATGCCTTGGTGGAGTTCGACCGGAACGGTGCGGACCTGGTCCTCCTGGACCTGCAACTGCCAGGAACTCCGGGAACGGAGGTGTGCCGACAGTTGCGCCAGCGTTCCAGCGTGCCCGTCATTATGCTCACGGCCAAGGACTCGGAGATCGACAAGGTGGTTGGCCTGGAACTCGGCGCCGACGACTACGTCACCAAGCCCTACTCCTCCCGTGAGCTGGTGGCCCGTGTCCGTGCGGTCCTGCGCCGTCAGGGCGAGCCGGAGGAGCTCATCACATCCACCGTGCAGGCCGGTCCTGTCCGCATGGACATTGAACGGCACGTGGTCAGCGTCAACGGCGAACAAGTATCTTTGCCGTTGAAGGAGTTCGAACTGTTGGAGATGCTGCTCCGCAACTCGGGCAGGGTGCTGACGCGCGGCCAGTTGATTGATCGTGTGTGGGGTTCGGATTATGTTGGCGACACCAAGACGCTGGACGTTCACGTGAAACGCCTCCGCAGCAAGATCGAGCCCGATCCCTCTGCGCCCCGCTACCTGGTGACGGTGCGTGGACTCGGCTACAAGTTCGAGCCGTAA
- a CDS encoding CarD family transcriptional regulator — MVFEVGETVVYPHHGAAKIEEIKMRTIKGEEKMYLKLKVAQGDLTIEVPAENVDLVGVRDVVGKEGLEHVFDVLRAEFTEEPTNWSRRYKANLEKLASGDVIKVAEVVRDLWRRDHDRGLSAGEKRMLAKARQILISELALAEKTDEEKAASVLDEVLAS, encoded by the coding sequence ATGGTTTTTGAGGTCGGCGAGACAGTAGTTTACCCTCACCACGGTGCAGCAAAAATTGAGGAAATCAAGATGCGCACCATCAAGGGCGAAGAGAAGATGTATCTCAAGCTCAAGGTGGCTCAGGGTGATCTGACCATTGAAGTTCCAGCAGAGAACGTTGACCTTGTTGGGGTCCGGGACGTAGTGGGCAAAGAAGGCTTGGAGCACGTTTTTGACGTTCTCCGCGCCGAGTTCACTGAAGAGCCTACCAACTGGTCACGTCGTTACAAGGCGAACCTGGAGAAGCTTGCTTCAGGCGATGTCATCAAGGTGGCGGAGGTCGTTCGCGATCTTTGGCGTCGTGATCACGATCGCGGCCTTTCCGCAGGCGAGAAGCGGATGCTGGCCAAGGCGCGGCAGATTCTGATTTCAGAACTGGCCCTGGCTGAGAAGACAGACGAAGAGAAGGCTGCAAGCGTTCTTGACGAGGTCTTGGCTTCCTAA
- the ispD gene encoding 2-C-methyl-D-erythritol 4-phosphate cytidylyltransferase, which translates to MSNPSKRAVTAVIVVAAGSGERLGYGMPKARVPLGGEAILMHALRGVVAADVARQICIAVPKGDTELRELIADFTIDLVDGGPEISVVDGGSSRADSVRAALAALEDGTEFVLVHDAARALAPERVFERVADALASGAKAVIPAMPVVDTIKTVAETTGRDSSIAPEIVTGTAPREHLRAVQTPQGFELATLRRAHEAAGLFDDKQAATVTDDAMLVELLGVPVHSVRGASQSLKITTPLDLIIAEGLLEGPLGIRWVEG; encoded by the coding sequence ATGAGTAATCCTTCCAAGCGCGCCGTTACGGCCGTGATCGTGGTTGCCGCCGGTTCCGGTGAGCGCCTCGGCTACGGCATGCCCAAAGCCCGGGTTCCGCTGGGCGGCGAAGCCATCCTGATGCATGCCCTCCGTGGGGTGGTCGCAGCGGACGTCGCGCGCCAGATCTGCATTGCAGTGCCCAAGGGCGACACCGAACTCCGCGAGTTGATCGCCGACTTCACCATTGACCTGGTGGATGGTGGCCCGGAAATCTCAGTGGTCGACGGCGGATCATCCCGTGCTGATTCCGTCCGGGCCGCTTTGGCTGCTTTGGAAGACGGCACGGAATTCGTCCTTGTGCACGATGCAGCCCGCGCCTTGGCCCCGGAGCGCGTCTTCGAGCGCGTAGCCGATGCCCTGGCCTCCGGTGCGAAAGCTGTCATTCCGGCCATGCCGGTGGTGGACACCATTAAGACCGTCGCCGAGACCACGGGCAGGGACTCGTCCATTGCGCCGGAGATAGTCACGGGAACGGCGCCGCGCGAACACCTCAGGGCCGTGCAGACGCCGCAAGGCTTCGAACTGGCCACCCTGCGCCGCGCCCACGAGGCTGCTGGACTCTTTGACGACAAACAAGCCGCCACCGTGACGGACGACGCCATGCTGGTGGAGCTGCTGGGTGTTCCGGTCCACTCCGTCCGCGGGGCCAGCCAGTCCCTTAAGATCACCACTCCGCTGGACCTCATCATCGCTGAAGGCCTCCTGGAAGGTCCGCTGGGGATTCGATGGGTGGAGGGCTGA
- the ispF gene encoding 2-C-methyl-D-erythritol 2,4-cyclodiphosphate synthase, translating to MTSSRDMILPRTGIGVDVHAFAPDDDPQPLWLGGLFWEGEQGLSGHSDGDCVAHAAADALFSACGIGDLGTHFGTDRPEYAGASGVTLLSEAARIVRAAGFEIGNVAVQFVANRPKFGPRREDSQQVLSEAAGAPVSVTATTSDGLGFTGRGEGISAVATALVYPVSAHEVAPAEPSPAKGAPHA from the coding sequence ATGACGTCGAGCCGGGACATGATCCTGCCCCGTACCGGCATCGGTGTGGACGTGCACGCGTTCGCCCCCGATGATGATCCCCAACCGCTCTGGTTGGGCGGGCTCTTCTGGGAAGGCGAGCAAGGACTCTCGGGGCATTCGGACGGCGATTGTGTGGCCCACGCGGCAGCCGATGCGCTCTTCTCCGCCTGCGGGATCGGGGACCTCGGCACGCACTTCGGTACGGACCGACCCGAATATGCAGGAGCCTCCGGGGTGACGCTGCTCAGCGAGGCAGCCCGCATCGTCCGTGCAGCAGGGTTCGAGATCGGGAACGTCGCCGTGCAGTTCGTTGCCAACCGACCCAAGTTCGGCCCCCGACGGGAAGACTCCCAGCAGGTTTTGAGCGAGGCCGCGGGTGCTCCCGTCAGCGTTACGGCCACCACCAGCGATGGCCTGGGCTTCACCGGCCGCGGCGAGGGAATCTCCGCTGTCGCCACGGCCCTCGTTTACCCGGTCAGCGCCCACGAGGTGGCGCCGGCGGAGCCGAGTCCCGCGAAAGGTGCGCCGCATGCGTAA
- the cysS gene encoding cysteine--tRNA ligase: MTLRFYDTASAEVRDFVPLEDGKASVYYCGATVQGMPHVGHVRSAIAFDQLTRWLEFRGLRVTVVRNVTDIDDKILAKSAQSFGPDWDAEPSARQAEEWWALAYRYEQEFEDAYDSLGVQRPTYEPRATGHIPEMHALIQRLIDRGHAYPALDDSGDVYFDVRSWSKYGSLTRQNIDDMQGAPDADPRGKRDPRDFALWKGFKDGEPVTAKWDSPWGAGRPGWHLECSAMVTKYLGPRFDIHGGGLDLRFPHHENEMAQSQAAGDEFANFWMHNGMVTFEGEKMSKSIGNTVSPAEMLELASPRVVRYYLGQAHYRSILDYRPTSLQEAAAAVERIDGFIAKASARLSGGSAAEVAPQANMPAAFIAAMDDDLNVPQALGVLHETVRAGNTALASGDLDAAKAALYSVLSMTEVLGLDAVKRPEAVQGREHAALEVLIDAQLAARATARASKDWAASDAIRDTLAAAGVVVEDGADGATWSLKRD; this comes from the coding sequence GTGACCCTGCGCTTCTATGACACCGCCTCCGCCGAAGTCCGCGACTTCGTTCCCCTCGAAGACGGCAAGGCCAGCGTCTACTACTGCGGGGCCACTGTCCAGGGAATGCCGCACGTGGGCCACGTCAGGTCGGCCATTGCCTTCGACCAGCTGACCCGCTGGCTCGAATTCCGTGGCCTCCGCGTCACAGTGGTGCGGAACGTCACCGACATCGACGACAAAATCCTTGCCAAGTCCGCCCAGTCCTTTGGGCCGGACTGGGACGCCGAACCCAGCGCGCGCCAAGCTGAAGAATGGTGGGCGTTGGCCTACCGCTACGAGCAGGAGTTCGAGGACGCCTACGACTCCCTGGGAGTCCAGCGGCCAACCTACGAGCCCCGCGCCACCGGCCACATCCCGGAAATGCACGCGCTCATCCAGCGCCTCATCGACCGCGGCCATGCCTACCCTGCCTTGGACGATTCCGGCGATGTCTACTTCGATGTCCGCTCCTGGAGCAAGTACGGCTCGCTGACGCGGCAGAATATCGATGACATGCAGGGAGCCCCCGACGCCGACCCTCGCGGCAAGCGTGACCCGCGGGACTTCGCGCTGTGGAAGGGTTTCAAGGACGGCGAGCCCGTTACCGCCAAGTGGGACTCCCCGTGGGGTGCCGGACGTCCCGGCTGGCACCTCGAATGCTCTGCCATGGTCACCAAATACCTTGGCCCGCGGTTCGACATCCACGGTGGGGGGCTGGATCTCCGTTTCCCGCACCACGAGAACGAGATGGCCCAGTCCCAGGCTGCCGGCGATGAATTCGCCAACTTCTGGATGCACAACGGCATGGTCACCTTCGAGGGCGAAAAGATGTCCAAGTCCATCGGCAACACGGTGAGCCCGGCCGAAATGCTGGAGCTCGCATCGCCCCGCGTGGTCCGTTACTACCTGGGCCAGGCGCACTATCGCTCCATCCTGGATTACCGGCCCACCTCGCTGCAGGAGGCAGCTGCCGCCGTCGAGCGTATTGACGGTTTCATTGCCAAAGCGTCGGCCAGGCTCAGCGGCGGCTCCGCCGCTGAGGTGGCACCGCAGGCCAACATGCCGGCGGCCTTTATTGCTGCCATGGACGACGACCTGAATGTTCCGCAGGCGCTGGGTGTGCTCCACGAGACCGTCCGCGCGGGCAATACCGCCTTGGCGTCCGGCGACCTCGATGCCGCCAAGGCTGCCCTTTACAGCGTGCTCTCCATGACCGAAGTTCTTGGCTTGGATGCGGTCAAGCGTCCGGAAGCCGTGCAGGGACGCGAGCACGCCGCATTGGAGGTACTGATCGACGCTCAACTCGCAGCCCGGGCCACCGCCAGGGCCAGCAAGGACTGGGCCGCATCCGACGCGATCCGCGACACCCTGGCCGCAGCCGGCGTCGTCGTCGAAGACGGTGCGGACGGGGCCACCTGGAGCCTTAAACGCGACTGA
- the rlmB gene encoding 23S rRNA (guanosine(2251)-2'-O)-methyltransferase RlmB, which yields MANNGRRSVKQKKGPTTGTGGHGRKALEGKGPTPKAEERTYHKAYKNKQLAERSAAKRGSGTRPGGAGARSGPKGRATEELVTGRNSVVEALRAGIPAKALHVAIRIEMDDRVKESLKLAAERGIPLLETGKVELDRMTEDAVHQGLVLQIPPYEYEDAYDLAETTLAKWKKGHISNAPIFVALDGITDPRNLGAIIRSVSAFSGHGVIVPERRSVGVTASAWKTSAGAAVRVPVARASNLNNALKQFKNMGIYVLGLDGDGDVSLPDLTVATEPVCIVVGSEGKGLSRLVRENCDQIVSIPIDSAMESLNASMAVGISLYEVSRQRAAK from the coding sequence ATGGCCAACAATGGTCGCCGGTCGGTCAAGCAGAAGAAGGGCCCCACCACCGGAACCGGTGGCCACGGCCGCAAGGCCCTGGAGGGCAAGGGTCCCACGCCCAAGGCGGAGGAACGCACCTACCACAAGGCATACAAGAACAAGCAGCTGGCTGAACGCTCAGCTGCCAAGCGCGGATCCGGCACCCGTCCCGGTGGCGCCGGTGCACGCTCCGGCCCTAAGGGACGTGCAACCGAAGAGCTGGTCACCGGCCGTAACTCGGTGGTCGAAGCCCTCCGCGCCGGCATCCCGGCCAAGGCACTGCACGTCGCCATCCGCATCGAGATGGACGACCGCGTCAAGGAATCCCTCAAACTCGCAGCTGAGCGTGGCATCCCCCTGCTCGAAACCGGCAAGGTTGAGCTGGACCGCATGACCGAGGACGCTGTCCACCAGGGCCTCGTCCTGCAGATCCCGCCGTACGAGTACGAGGACGCCTATGACCTCGCAGAGACAACCCTGGCCAAGTGGAAGAAGGGGCACATCTCCAACGCCCCCATCTTCGTTGCCCTGGACGGCATCACCGACCCCCGTAACCTCGGTGCAATCATCCGCTCCGTGTCCGCGTTCAGCGGCCACGGCGTGATCGTTCCCGAGCGTCGCTCCGTAGGCGTCACCGCGTCCGCGTGGAAGACCAGCGCCGGTGCCGCTGTCCGCGTACCTGTGGCCCGCGCGTCGAACCTCAACAATGCGCTCAAGCAGTTCAAGAACATGGGCATCTACGTCCTGGGCCTGGACGGCGATGGCGATGTCTCCCTGCCTGACCTCACCGTTGCCACCGAGCCCGTCTGCATCGTGGTCGGCTCCGAAGGCAAGGGCCTAAGCCGGCTCGTCCGCGAAAACTGCGACCAGATCGTCTCCATCCCGATCGACTCCGCCATGGAGTCGCTCAACGCTTCCATGGCCGTAGGCATTTCGCTGTACGAAGTGTCGAGGCAGCGCGCCGCTAAGTAG